A region of Planktothrix tepida PCC 9214 DNA encodes the following proteins:
- the hisE gene encoding phosphoribosyl-ATP diphosphatase, with amino-acid sequence MSSSKPLELSLLSPIDTIRYNEKGLILAVIQDCLEGTVFTWVWMNAAALEKTLSSQQVWSCQEAEIVLWNAEILVKEIRYSDENPMVIIGVEEQHQELSGNTLSGLFDVICDRRDYPQLESYTCKLLAGGDNKILKKIGEESAEVVMACKDKDKDAIAGEVADLFYHTLVALAYHDVDLREVYQKLEERRK; translated from the coding sequence CTCAAAACCCCTAGAGTTAAGCCTGTTGAGTCCTATTGATACAATTCGTTACAATGAAAAAGGATTGATTCTGGCCGTTATCCAAGATTGTTTAGAAGGAACGGTGTTTACCTGGGTTTGGATGAATGCAGCAGCTTTAGAAAAAACCCTATCCTCTCAGCAAGTTTGGTCTTGTCAAGAGGCAGAAATTGTGTTATGGAATGCAGAAATTTTAGTCAAAGAAATTCGCTACAGTGATGAAAATCCAATGGTGATTATTGGAGTTGAAGAACAACATCAGGAATTATCAGGAAATACCTTATCAGGATTATTTGATGTGATTTGCGATCGCCGTGACTATCCCCAACTCGAATCCTATACTTGTAAATTATTAGCGGGGGGAGATAACAAAATTCTCAAAAAAATTGGGGAAGAATCCGCCGAAGTGGTGATGGCTTGTAAGGACAAAGACAAAGATGCGATCGCCGGGGAAGTTGCTGATTTATTTTATCATACTTTAGTGGCTTTAGCGTATCATGATGTAGATTTGAGAGAAGTTTATCAAAAATTAGAAGAACGACGAAAATAA
- a CDS encoding class I SAM-dependent methyltransferase — MSQTYEVWKTAELSQAFLEGVRGAIPLAAEQIDILLRILRKAQPHLDNFLDLGCGDGVLGRSILREYPHAKGVFLDISETMVKVAQEKVDQSSGNLSFILQDFSQKDWVNQLQNQAPFAAIVSGFSIHHQPDERKKELYQEIFDLLKPGGIFLNLEHIASATPWGEQLFDELFVDSLYAYHQQLGNNLSREEVDKKYYNRSDKTANLLASVELQCDWLREIGYQNVDCFMKLFEIALFGGIKP; from the coding sequence ATGTCTCAAACCTATGAAGTCTGGAAAACTGCTGAACTCTCTCAAGCCTTTTTAGAGGGAGTCCGGGGAGCAATTCCCTTAGCGGCGGAACAAATTGATATTTTATTAAGAATACTCAGAAAAGCTCAACCTCATCTCGATAATTTTTTAGATTTAGGCTGTGGAGATGGAGTTTTAGGACGATCTATTTTAAGGGAATATCCTCATGCAAAAGGGGTGTTTTTAGATATTTCTGAAACAATGGTTAAAGTCGCACAAGAGAAAGTGGATCAGTCTTCGGGAAATCTTTCTTTTATTTTACAAGATTTTAGCCAAAAAGATTGGGTTAATCAACTTCAAAATCAGGCTCCCTTTGCTGCAATTGTATCCGGGTTTTCCATTCACCACCAACCCGATGAACGTAAAAAAGAATTATATCAGGAAATTTTTGATTTACTCAAACCCGGAGGTATTTTTCTCAATTTAGAACATATTGCCTCAGCGACCCCTTGGGGTGAGCAGTTATTTGATGAATTATTTGTAGATTCTTTATATGCCTATCATCAACAATTAGGCAATAATTTATCACGGGAGGAAGTCGATAAAAAATATTATAATCGGTCGGATAAAACTGCCAATCTTTTAGCTTCTGTTGAATTGCAATGTGATTGGTTACGCGAGATTGGATATCAAAATGTGGATTGTTTTATGAAATTATTTGAAATCGCCTTATTTGGAGGAATCAAACCCTAA